The window GGAACACTAATTCGCGCCCCGCTACGCGGCGGCGACTGGAGCAATGGCGCGGTTGCCGGCGCGTTCACGGCGCACTTCAACAGTGCGCCTTCCAGCACGAACGCGAGCATTGGGTTCCGCTGTGCCCGGTAGTCCGTAGATTTTGAATTTTGGTATCGGCTTGGATGCTTGCATCCAAGCCGATATAGTTATATGAGCTTAGACAACCTTTCCATTTTTGAAAAAACATACGAGCTTATCCTTTGGCTTTATCCTACAGTAAACAAATTTCCCAAGTCCCAAAGGTTTGTGCTCGGCCAGCAGATAGAAAATACAATATTAAACATTCTCCAAAAAATTATTGAAGCAAACCAGGAAAGAAACAAGCTGATTCACCTTAAACAAATAAGCGTTGAGCTGGATAAGCTAAGAGTATTAA is drawn from Candidatus Spechtbacterales bacterium and contains these coding sequences:
- the avd gene encoding diversity-generating retroelement protein Avd, with protein sequence MSLDNLSIFEKTYELILWLYPTVNKFPKSQRFVLGQQIENTILNILQKIIEANQERNKLIHLKQISVELDKLRVLTRLAKDLKFISVKQYQFAAENINEIGKMLGGWIKAQGNG